The genomic segment GCGATCCTGCGCCGCCTGACTGGCCGCGTGCTCACGGAATGAAGGCTGCATCGGGTTTTGATGCAGGGCGGGCCTGGCGCATTCGTTTGCTGTACTCGGCGGTATGGTGGCTGGCGATGCCGATGGTATTGCTGCGCTTGTGGCGGCGCGGCGGCAAGGAGCCAGGTTACCGCCAGCATGTGGCGGAGCGCATCGGGTTTTATCCTCCCATGGCGCAGCATCTGGCGACAAGCAAATTCCTGTGGGTGCATGCCGTTTCCGTTGGCGAAACACGCGCCGCCGAGCCTTTGATAGCCGCTATGCTTGATGCTTATCCGGACTATACCATCCTGTTGACGCACATGACCGCAACAGGCCGCGCGACCGGGCATTCTCTGTTCGGCAAATTTCCCCGCGTGGTGCAATCCTTTCTTCCTTACGATACCGGCTGGATGGTCGGGCGTTTCCTTCGTCACTTCAAGCCAAGTCTGTGCGTATTGATGGAAACGGAAGTATGGCCGAACCTGATCGCGCAGTGCGGTCGTTACAAGGTGCCGGTCGCACTGGTGAATGCGCGACTGTCGGAGCGCTCCCTGCGTCGCGGCAAGCGATTTTCCACGCTGATGACAGAAGCCGCCGGCGGGATGTCCTGCGTCGGCGCGCAGACCGATGCAGATGCAGGCCGCTTACGACAGCTTGGCGGCCGCAATGTGCAGGTGACCGGTAGCGTTAAATTCGATGTCACTCCGCCGCCGGCCTTGTTGGCTGCGGGTGCCGCGATACGAGCGCAGATAGGTAGTCGTCCGGTATTGTTGTGCGCTAGCACCCGCGAGGGCGAAGAAGACTTGATACTCGAAGCTTTGTTCCGGCGCGGCCAGAATCCGGCATGGTCGAATATTTTGACAGTAATCGTACCGCGTCATCCGCAGCGTTTTGACGAAGTTGCCCAGCTGGCGGCAGCGAAGGGATTGTCGTCGTTGCGCCGCACCGGACTTGGCAGCGACGCCGTGCCGCCCGAAACAAGAATACTGGTGGGCGATTCAATGGGCGAAATGTTCGCCTACTACGCTGTTTGCGATGTTGCGTTTATCGGCGGTAGCCTGTTGCCGATGGGAGGGCAAAACCTGATCGAGGCCTTTGCCGTAGGCAAACCGGTATTGATTGGTCCCCATACGTTTAACTTCTCCGCCATCACCGAGCAGGCCATTGCGGCCGGCGCCGCGCGTCGCGTGACCGATGTCGAGAATATGCTAGATGAGGCGCTGTATCTGTTGCAGAGCCGGGAGCAACGGCAAGCGATGGGCCAGCAGGCTAGCAGTTTCGCGCGGCAGCATCGAGGCGCTACCGCGCGAACCATGGCATTGCTGCAGCCTTTAATCTCTTCCGAGTTCTCTGTCCCATGCACATCGCCGTGATCGCAACCAAAGTGCTCAGCACGCTCTTGCTGATGCCCACGAATCTTAT from the Collimonas arenae genome contains:
- the waaA gene encoding lipid IV(A) 3-deoxy-D-manno-octulosonic acid transferase yields the protein MKAASGFDAGRAWRIRLLYSAVWWLAMPMVLLRLWRRGGKEPGYRQHVAERIGFYPPMAQHLATSKFLWVHAVSVGETRAAEPLIAAMLDAYPDYTILLTHMTATGRATGHSLFGKFPRVVQSFLPYDTGWMVGRFLRHFKPSLCVLMETEVWPNLIAQCGRYKVPVALVNARLSERSLRRGKRFSTLMTEAAGGMSCVGAQTDADAGRLRQLGGRNVQVTGSVKFDVTPPPALLAAGAAIRAQIGSRPVLLCASTREGEEDLILEALFRRGQNPAWSNILTVIVPRHPQRFDEVAQLAAAKGLSSLRRTGLGSDAVPPETRILVGDSMGEMFAYYAVCDVAFIGGSLLPMGGQNLIEAFAVGKPVLIGPHTFNFSAITEQAIAAGAARRVTDVENMLDEALYLLQSREQRQAMGQQASSFARQHRGATARTMALLQPLISSEFSVPCTSP